From the genome of Thermoanaerobaculia bacterium, one region includes:
- a CDS encoding DUF2235 domain-containing protein yields MFLDGTANSGLAKDERSSTNVWRLYKKVKEEAPEGSRAFYVEGVGNARNPLTGMILGKGMEKRIKLGYEFLARNYRPGDSIYIFGFSRGSHQARALAGLISYAGLPVGIDARTARVRHKMNAVVEVAKRHSDADFVSKWASWKEGSVPFLAAEIESEAGLKVQPATIELLGVWDTVPGSLLKNFGECSELPDSKAGDRYKSGSYPPIRQIAHAVSRDEKRNRFALLRVCDAIDPSRTEIKETWFPGAHSDVGGGYDDSKRGVGGPALSNAPFNWMTSVLAAHEFLGITASHLPEDPKALAHWPVGSRLYKAIAKCVDRAEPAEHARHESVQARESLPSAPILVRDQVLETKYPAKCQDLD; encoded by the coding sequence GTGTTCTTAGACGGTACCGCGAACAGCGGACTCGCCAAGGATGAGAGATCGTCGACCAACGTCTGGAGGTTGTACAAGAAGGTCAAAGAGGAAGCGCCCGAGGGTTCGAGAGCGTTCTATGTGGAGGGCGTAGGAAACGCCCGCAATCCGTTGACCGGGATGATCCTCGGCAAGGGAATGGAGAAGCGAATCAAGCTTGGGTACGAGTTCCTGGCGCGGAACTACCGTCCAGGGGACAGTATCTACATCTTTGGATTCAGCCGGGGTTCGCATCAAGCGCGAGCTTTGGCGGGGCTCATCTCCTACGCCGGCCTTCCAGTGGGCATCGACGCGCGGACCGCTCGAGTTCGTCACAAGATGAACGCCGTAGTCGAAGTCGCCAAACGCCATTCGGACGCCGATTTTGTATCGAAGTGGGCGTCGTGGAAGGAGGGGAGCGTCCCGTTCCTTGCCGCGGAAATCGAGTCGGAGGCTGGGCTGAAGGTACAGCCTGCCACAATCGAGCTGCTCGGCGTTTGGGACACCGTGCCCGGCTCCCTCCTCAAGAACTTCGGCGAGTGTTCGGAGCTTCCAGACTCGAAAGCTGGAGATCGCTACAAGTCGGGATCGTATCCACCGATCCGCCAGATTGCGCACGCTGTTTCGCGAGACGAGAAGCGGAACAGATTTGCGCTGCTGCGGGTCTGTGACGCGATCGACCCGTCGCGCACAGAAATCAAGGAAACCTGGTTCCCAGGAGCCCACTCGGACGTCGGAGGCGGCTACGACGATTCCAAGCGAGGAGTTGGCGGCCCTGCGCTTTCCAACGCGCCCTTCAACTGGATGACATCGGTTCTCGCCGCCCACGAATTTCTCGGCATAACTGCGAGTCACCTGCCAGAGGATCCGAAGGCGCTCGCGCACTGGCCGGTGGGGAGCCGCCTCTACAAAGCGATAGCCAAGTGCGTAGACCGAGCAGAGCCTGCCGAGCATGCAAGACACGAAAGTGTTCAAGCTCGAGAGTCCCTCCCGAGCGCTCCGATCCTCGTGCGTGATCAGGTTCTCGAAACGAAGTACCCCGCCAAGTGTCAAGACTTAGATTGA